Part of the Triticum urartu cultivar G1812 chromosome 2, Tu2.1, whole genome shotgun sequence genome, TCAATGATGTGCCACTGTGGAACCCTAACCCTAACATATCTACGAGCTGGCACCGAGATTCCTGCACCTCACATGCTGAAGAGGCTTGCACAGGAGGGGAGCCCAGAAACTCATTGCCCACGGTGGTGGATGGCGGGAAATGGTTTGATGCTTACCCTAGTCGCTTCTTAGTGAAGAAAGAAAGGATGATAAATTCTTTTTGCAGGATGGACGTAGGATCACTTATTAATTTCAGTTAGTTTGGACTTTGGATGACTCTCAGTTAGAATTACGATGTTACATTTTGcagccaaagaaaaaaagaattAGGATGTTACATTGATAAATAGACATACACGAATACAACTTTCACTCTCCTTGTATTATATTTATTTTTAGAATGTGATAAAACAACTTACGAAAATATAGTAGTACAATACCATACTCATAACTTCAACCTGATCAGAAAAAAAGTACTCATAGTGGCGCCGACAGTGGCAAAGTAGAGATGAAGAATACTTCATCTCAAAGGCTGGATCGAAAAATAATGATTTAAACGATATTTAGGGTATATGAAAGTAATAATTTGATTACCCCATGCTGTTGTTGAGAGGCTTATCAAAGATCCAGCTAAACGGGGCCGATGTTGCAGGCTGGGCTTTCTGGCCGCTGCGCTCGTGAGCCTTTTCCTCCAACCTGCGGATCTTGTGGGGCAAGGCGCACACGTACTCCCGCGCACGCCTCCCGTCGTCGGAGAGTTCCGCCGCCGCCAGCTCTTCCACCCCCCACTGCTTCATCAGGTGCTCCAAGATGCTACGGTAGTCGGAGGCGGTGTAAATGCCGGTCTGCTGCGCCACGGCCGCGTAGTGCGCGAAGAGGTCACCATCGCGGCCGTCTGTCATGAGGGACGCCGGCATGACGATCCGGCGGCGCATCATATACGCCAGCGCGCGCACGGCGCCGTCCGGGTCGATCTCGAACAGCTTCCCCACGATGCGCGTGTAGGCCAGCTCGTGGCGCTTCTCGTCGGCGGCGATGGCGCCGCATATGCGGGCCAGCACCAGGTCGCCATGCTCCTTGGCGTGACGGGCTGTGTTGCCGTGCGAGATGGAGGTGGCACGCTCCTGGAAGGCGACGTAGATGAAGCCGTGGTAGGGGCTCCGCGCAGCGTTCATGACCATGCCGGACTGGATGAGGTTGTGGATGGTCCTCTCGACCTGCCGCATGTCGACGCGGCCGGAGAGGAAGAGGTACCTGTTGAGCACGTCGCCGTGCCGGTTCTCCTCGGCAGACCAGCCGCGGATCCAGCGCGCCCAGGCAGTGCCGCTGGAGCCGGTGAGGTCGCGCACGGCCTCGAAGCGGTTGGGTATGCTCTGGTACGTCGGCAGCGCCTCCTCCGTGACCATGTTCCCCACGAGGCACACGAGGTGCGCGTCGGGCAGGCCGGCCGCGCGCGCGCTGATGTCGGAGCACGCCGCGTGGAAGCCGTCGGCGCCCAGCGACGCCGGGTCCGGCAGCAAGTCCGTCGGCTGCCACGCCACCTGCGCGGGCTTAAGGAGCGGCACCACGTTCGCCTCCGCCCAAGGCTCCAGATGATCGAACACCTCTAGCTTCGCCGGCTCCAGGTACATGAGCCATTCGTCGTCTGTGCCCTCCTCATCGTGCCTAGCCGCAACGGTGGCGGCCCGGCCAGTGCGCGCGCTTCTCTTACTAGCTCTAGGAGGAGGGTCCGCTCCCCCTGCTAGTTCGGCAGCATCCGCTTGGGGTAGAAGGGCGGGTTCTGCCTTGCAGCTGGTGGTGTGCATACTCATATCCGCCATGATTCTGCCTCCTCCACTGGCCTTAGTGCATCTCCTGCGTAGTACAATCAAGTAGTAATGATGGAGAGATCCATTGCGATGCAGACATTTTCGCCTGAAGCATAGATTCGTACGTACCAGTAGCAGTAGGTGATGCTGGTCACATGGAGACCTATGTCATTCCTTGTTCTCGTCCATGGCCTGGCCAGTGGACAAGGATGTCTGAGGAGCCATGACGTCGCCATATCACACTCTGCTTCTCACAAGATGAATGAAGCTATGTTTTCTTTGGCGCGGTCGGAACGTTATTTATAGAGCAGCTTCACTCTAGAGAAAGTGCCGTGTCCCGACTCGATCCCGAGTCACGGACAGGTTACGGATTGTAGTTAGGTGGCAGTTTTTTTATTGAAGATTAGGAGGATAAGGGGCCCATACCCGTGATGTTCAAGGGTATCAAGCTAGCGCTAAATTCGCATCCCTAAAAATTaaattaaaataaaaaaatacccATAGAAATCTCTGTGTAAGATTAATGACATAGaatttagatgtgcaatacttatgacatatctagatgtgctttagaaAAACTGATAAaataaaaaaacatggtatggtttTCCGAAGACACACAAATAAAAAAACACGGTATGGTTTTTCGAAGACACACAAAAAGGATTGCTGATGCTGAAGCACTGGTTCGTAGACTAAACCACCGGCCATCGGAAATTCATAGGGGTATGGAAGTGCGAGTGCAGTTGTGCCTGGTCATCCGATTGGCTTAAGATTCAAAAACTTGTACTAGTTTTAGACTTCTGATTACTGTCAGATTCATGCATACTTTTGGCAGCTTTTGTCAGAGCTGCATGCGCCATCCAGCTCACGTCCCATGCCTTTGTCATTTCATCTTTTAATTTCAATTTAGTATATCTTTCGAACCGAAAGACCAAATTAAGTTTCGTTTGCATATCTCTGTTCGCCGCGACGTAATATTTTGAACAAAACCAATCTTCAATACATTTCAACAACTTCCAAAAAATTACAAGTTTCAAATATCGAAATTTGATAGTCGTAACATTAAGTTTGACCAAGTTACATATGCTTTTAGGGTTTAGGCTCGGGGCTTAGGGGTTTAGGGTTTACAACTTAGGATTTAGGGTTTAAGTGTTAGTTTTTAAAACTTGCTAAATTTATCATCATTTCTATCAAGTTTTAGTAGTTGAAACCTGACTGGCAGCCCATTTTTCTCATGATCTACGGAGTCACTGGCTTCTACACGAGGAGGATTTTATTGTTTGATCATACCCATGAATATGCAAAAGAGATATAAATTGGGCTTTTGGTTCAAAAGATATAATAGATTCATGTTCGAAAATCAAAAGAAAAAACATAGAATATGGGATGGGTGGTGCTGCCAAAACCTGTTAAAAGCTGCACACGCATGGACCCCATATAATTTGATTAGTTGTTAAAACTCATGCAAATACCAAACCAGTTATCTGCGTGTTGCCACACCTGTGTGCCACAAATCCTCTCCCCGCCAGCCATGTGTAGTAAAAATATATTCTAGTTTGTTGGCTCCAACATGTAACATGCCATCGTAAACAGCTCCATGTCCTCCCACTACTATAGATAAACAACATACAGAGTAATACATATATAAGTGTATAATACAAACTATAAAGGCCAAACGTAATGTCATTCGCCCTCACCAGAATATGGGAAGAATACCAATTATCGATACACGATAACCAGGTGCCAAAAAAATGCACGCTACAAGGAGGATATACATTTAGATGGCGGCACATGAGTTAGCCAAGTTTAATTTTGATAACCATTCCTTTATGGTTCTTTTTTGCAAGGGATTCCAATAGGGTTCTTGTAAGTAGTGTTCGCTCAGCATGGCATATGTTGTAAGGTATCATTGTAACAATATTATATATGGGTGGTGtttttcaaaaaataaaaaaaaaccaAACAACTCCAACTAACTTACACTAAAGAAAAGAGATATTTTACCGGCTCATCTCGGTGACAAAACATATCTCTTAATTTCTTTCCATCTTAGAAAGTCAGTCTCCTGCCGCACGGTAAAATTAGGGGGACCAAGAGATTAGAGGAGAGATCACTCGTGATCTTTTTTTTATGAAACTCCTTCACATATATTAAGTGATTAAAAGGTTCTTACAATCATTCATTACAATATTAGTCACGCAAGGTGGACCACTATTACAAAGCACACCGTCTGATCTATTATCAAAACTAAACTTTGCATTCTCATGCACCACCAGATTGTGTTGTTGGTTAATCTTAATAATCTTGAGATCTTTGATAAACTTGGAGACGCTCAACACTTCCTTTTTCACAAAGGAGACCATGAAAGAGCAATCAGTTTCCAACATAAATGATTTGTGAAGAGTAATACCAATGTATAACCCGACGAGGCTCGCATGAAGTCCCGCTTCATCCACACAGGTACATGCTACTTGTGATAGATATTGggatttccccaaagagaaaGGATGCTGTAGTATATTAGCAGatagtatttccctcagttatgaaccAATGTTAATGGTACCAGTAGGAGACACCACACAAAAAACTATAAGCAGTacctgcacacacacacacacacacacacacaaagcaaatgcttgcacccaacgcaaacaagagggttgtcaatccccttgtaCTCATTAATTGCAAGGATTAAATCTAATAGCGGTAAATAGATAAATAAAAAGGAAACTAAAAgcaaataaattgcagcaagtaTTTTTAGGGTTTACTTTAGTAATATGAAGTGAATGGACCCTGGGGCCATAGCGTTCACTAGAGGCATCTCTCTCATGAGCATAGTAACGGTCGGTAGGCAAaatactgttgggcaattgatagaaagcGCATAGTCATGATGTTATTCATGGCATGATCAATACATATGCAttatgtccgagacaagtagaccgacatacatttgcatctactactattactccacccctTGAACGTTATCCAACATACATCTTAaggtattaagttcataacaaaTAGAGTAATGCTTGAAGCATGATGACATAATAAATACAAAGTAAAATCAAGTAATATGATTGAACCCCATGATGACCTGCAAGTGCACAAGGCTGTTGTAGCAATTTCTGATAAGTGAAGTGTCGAACCCACATGGAGCAAATAGAAAGGGATTACAAACCCCGCAACTATGCTATCACTTATCTAGTTACGTGCCCACCCAATTCAAAAATAGCTTATTACAGTAAGTTGCTAGGATGACAAATAAAAGGACAGTGTTTATCTAAACTACAAACAGGAAATAAAGACAGAAGaataaaaatactaaactaaAAGAAACAGTGCTTGAGTAGTAAACATTCTCAAGGGAATCAGAGTCATCACCACAAGTATGATGCTGACAACACATGATAGACATGGCTCTCTAATTGTATCACTAAGACACTTGCGTATGATCTCTTGTGGGCGGAGCCAATAAAGTATGCATTCCCCACTCCGGTTATTGCGTACACTCATGCCACCACCGTGCCTCCCACTCCGGTTATCACAATGATGATTAAGGGGAGTAAAGTTCCCATGGTTAAGGCCTTAAGTTCTAGGGTTCTCCACTAATCCCTACTAACTAGGGACGAAGGGAGAATAGGACTGTCACCACCGACCCTCCACAACCATGCCGCTCACCAACACGACTTGCCTCAAGTCCACAAGGGGCTAATGTTTTGCAAGCGCTCTTCACAACACCATGAGATAATCAACACAATACATATAAAGATAATATTGGATCGCTTATTTAACAAAGTACTAATCATGCAAGGGTTCATCCAATTCCTCAAGAACTAATACaactactcaaacatcatagagGGAGAGGGCAAGCCAGCGTGAAGCTTGTGTGGAGGAAAGGGGCATGGCGACGCCGGTGGTGGTAATCATGCCGCCGACGGTGGTAAAGACCGCACTGGCCTGAAGGCCAGTGCGCATGGTGGAGGCACCCCTTCTTATTCCTCTTGGCTTGACCCTTCTCTTCTCTATGGAAGTGGTCTTCGGGCAACAATGGAGATGGATGACGGCTGCATGGATGGATGAATGAGGAGGAGATGATGGCTAGGGTTGATGGTCCTTATATGAAGGCCTCCCGATATCTCCTCCATTTATGTGGGCTCAAGATGAGccttatgttctcccaatccctTCATTATGCGACAAGGATCCCATGGGAACAATTGGGGACGAAATTGGTGAAGAATCCTGTCCAGAAGGGTAACTTTTTGAAGTTGTCTACACGTCAAATGACCGTCGAAACGACCGCGGGAGGTCATATGGAATGTCGTCTTTTGATCTAACCCCTCCAGTAAAATATTCATCATGTCTTATTACAAAATCAGAATTTGACGTTCTTGGGCTGGTTGGATTCGTATGAATGATGCTGATCCATTTCTGATATTAGATCTTGATTTGGATCACTTTGGAAAAAAATGACTTTTCCCGACCTTCGAAATGGCTAAGTCTGACCACTCGCTAATTCCATATTGAACCCATCCTAGGTCCTTTCAATGCGCTTGGTCCTAGGTTGCTCGAATACACCTATAAACACAAGAAAATAAAGGAAAactaataaaaacaaaataaatacaCAAATGTGCAATGCTCACAATGATAAGTGAAAAAATTGGTAATCATGCATAATGGACATAAATTTGGTTCAATGGGACATGCTATATGAAGAGAACATGCAACATATGAGCTCTAAAAATGCGTAAAGTATAGAGCCATCACCCATCGTTCTACCCTTACtagcaacaatacaaatacgtgccttgctactcGTTCTGTCAAAGAGTGAGGACATCGCAAAATTGAACCTACAACCAACGACCTCTCTCACTGAAGATAAATTAAtctaattggacaaaatatataGATAGATCGCagagaaatacaaggctataaaaATCACACACGAGAAATCTCATAAAAGACTCAATTACTTTCAATGAACAATCTGATCAtcaacccataattcatcggatcccaacaaacacatggCAAAAGACTACATCAGATCAATCTTAGATGAGAACAAGCTATTGaagatcaagagagagagagagagagagagaggagagagagagagatctaactactgctatggacccgtaggtccttggaaactactcacgcatcatcatggaggcaacatggttgatgtaggcGGCCTCCATGACCAATTtcccctccggcagagtaccgACTGAGACCTCCAGATGGGAAGAACAGAGGCTTGTGACGATGATAAAATTGTTTCGGGTCTCGCTCTAGGGGTTTCCGAATATTTCTGAATTTATAGCTTTGCAATTAGGGCAAATGGACACTCATGGGGTCCACAAGCTTGTGCCCCACCTGTAGATCTTCTAGGCCTCCcccgaagcttctagggtctcttatgatccataaaaaatcaccgtaatTTTCATcatgtttggactttgtttggtatGATTTTTCCGTGAAACAAAAAATAGGAACTTGGATgatggtgacagtgatgatgagCAGGAGGTCATCGGTCACTAGGGATGGCCATGAGGCCGGTCCATCCGACATGGGGTTGACGACTAC contains:
- the LOC125535419 gene encoding acyl-[acyl-carrier-protein] desaturase 7, chloroplastic-like gives rise to the protein MATSWLLRHPCPLARPWTRTRNDIGLHVTSITYCYWRCTKASGGGRIMADMSMHTTSCKAEPALLPQADAAELAGGADPPPRASKRSARTGRAATVAARHDEEGTDDEWLMYLEPAKLEVFDHLEPWAEANVVPLLKPAQVAWQPTDLLPDPASLGADGFHAACSDISARAAGLPDAHLVCLVGNMVTEEALPTYQSIPNRFEAVRDLTGSSGTAWARWIRGWSAEENRHGDVLNRYLFLSGRVDMRQVERTIHNLIQSGMVMNAARSPYHGFIYVAFQERATSISHGNTARHAKEHGDLVLARICGAIAADEKRHELAYTRIVGKLFEIDPDGAVRALAYMMRRRIVMPASLMTDGRDGDLFAHYAAVAQQTGIYTASDYRSILEHLMKQWGVEELAAAELSDDGRRAREYVCALPHKIRRLEEKAHERSGQKAQPATSAPFSWIFDKPLNNSMG